In Synechococcus sp. Nb3U1, one DNA window encodes the following:
- a CDS encoding AI-2E family transporter, with product MNRFSPLQRLLLTWILIVISGWLAMRVGQLFGHLLTNILTAAVLAFLLNYPVQVLRRYRVSRALAVTLVFALSVVILVLVGIAVVPVLAKQVVQLGARIPDWVDTLQNWLSQISLWATERNINLPFGQTELVNTLLNRLQASAEKIAGQSLDILLGTFNQVIDLVLVLVLALYMLLYGGQFWYGLLSLFPKPWGPRIGEALTLSFQNFLISQLVLGFIMALMLVPVFGVLRVPFGLLFGLLIGLLEVIPLVGGVIGIGAAAVLLAFQDIWLSLKVVLVSLIVQQVKDRVIAPRLMGELIGLNPVWILIALLVGAQLGGILGVIVAIPLTSVVKSIFEIARSAELVAEGGLSSTSSQGVSDSDNRAEIRRDPSLTKPETNKFN from the coding sequence ATGAATCGTTTCTCTCCTTTGCAGCGGTTGCTGCTCACCTGGATTTTGATCGTGATTAGCGGCTGGCTGGCCATGCGGGTGGGTCAGCTATTTGGGCATCTGCTCACCAATATCTTGACGGCAGCAGTGCTGGCCTTTTTGCTCAACTATCCGGTGCAAGTGTTGCGGCGCTATCGGGTCAGTCGAGCCTTGGCGGTGACTCTAGTCTTTGCCCTGTCGGTCGTCATTCTGGTGCTGGTGGGGATTGCGGTGGTGCCGGTTTTGGCCAAGCAAGTGGTTCAATTGGGGGCGCGGATCCCGGATTGGGTAGATACATTACAAAATTGGCTCAGCCAAATCAGCCTTTGGGCGACTGAGCGCAACATTAATCTTCCCTTTGGTCAAACGGAGCTGGTGAATACCCTTCTAAATCGCCTGCAAGCCAGTGCCGAGAAAATTGCCGGACAATCGTTGGATATTCTCCTGGGCACCTTTAACCAGGTGATCGATTTGGTTCTGGTGCTAGTGTTGGCTCTTTATATGTTGCTGTACGGGGGGCAGTTTTGGTACGGGCTGCTCAGCCTGTTTCCCAAACCTTGGGGGCCACGCATCGGCGAAGCCCTCACCCTCAGCTTTCAAAATTTCTTGATCAGCCAGTTGGTGTTGGGGTTCATCATGGCCCTGATGCTGGTGCCGGTTTTTGGTGTTTTGCGGGTGCCCTTTGGGCTGTTGTTTGGGCTGTTGATCGGCTTACTAGAGGTGATCCCCTTGGTGGGCGGAGTCATCGGCATCGGGGCGGCGGCAGTATTGCTGGCTTTTCAAGATATATGGCTGAGCCTAAAGGTAGTGTTGGTTTCTTTGATCGTGCAGCAGGTGAAGGATCGGGTGATCGCCCCACGCTTGATGGGGGAGTTGATCGGCTTGAATCCGGTGTGGATCTTGATCGCCCTTTTGGTGGGGGCGCAACTAGGGGGTATCCTGGGGGTGATCGTCGCCATCCCTCTGACCAGTGTGGTGAAAAGTATCTTCGAGATCGCCCGTTCGGCAGAACTGGTGGCTGAAGGTGGGTTAAGTTCTACTAGCTCACAAGGGGTCTCGGATAGCGATAACAGAGCTGAAATCCGCCGGGATCCCAGCCTGACCAAGCCCGAGACAAACAAGTTTAACTGA
- the fabI gene encoding enoyl-ACP reductase FabI has protein sequence MLDLTGKKALVTGIANERSIAWGIAQQLHKAGASLGVTYLPDERDRFKTKVQQLTDPLQPDFLFPCDVQSDQQITDLFTAVAQKWDQIDILVHCLAFVKKEELSGEFSSISRDGFALAMDVSTYSLIALCRAAKPLLKSGSSILTLTYLGGVRVVPNYNMAAVTKAGLETCVRYLAAEFGPAGIRINGISAGPIRTLASAAISDFHAMLRAVEEKAPLRRNIDQVEVGNTAVFLGSDLASGITGQILYVDSGYSILGF, from the coding sequence ATGCTAGACCTGACTGGAAAAAAAGCCTTGGTAACTGGCATCGCCAACGAGCGCTCCATTGCCTGGGGCATCGCCCAACAACTGCACAAAGCTGGGGCTAGCCTGGGGGTTACCTATTTGCCCGATGAGCGGGATCGCTTTAAAACCAAAGTCCAACAATTGACGGATCCCTTGCAGCCGGATTTTCTTTTCCCCTGCGATGTGCAGAGCGATCAGCAAATTACAGATTTGTTTACAGCAGTAGCCCAGAAATGGGATCAGATCGACATCTTGGTGCATTGCCTGGCCTTTGTGAAAAAAGAAGAATTGAGCGGTGAGTTCAGCAGCATCTCCCGAGATGGCTTTGCCCTGGCTATGGATGTGAGCACCTACTCCCTGATTGCCCTCTGTCGTGCCGCCAAGCCCCTGTTGAAATCCGGCAGCAGCATTTTGACGCTGACTTACCTGGGAGGGGTGCGGGTGGTACCCAACTACAACATGGCAGCGGTTACCAAAGCGGGTCTGGAAACCTGTGTGCGCTACTTAGCAGCCGAGTTTGGCCCCGCCGGAATCCGAATCAATGGCATTTCGGCTGGCCCGATTCGCACCTTGGCCTCTGCAGCCATTTCCGATTTTCATGCCATGCTACGGGCAGTAGAGGAGAAAGCCCCCCTGCGGCGTAACATCGATCAGGTGGAAGTAGGCAATACCGCTGTCTTCCTGGGTAGCGATCTGGCCAGTGGCATCACCGGACAGATTCTCTATGTGGACAGTGGCTACAGCATCCTTGGTTTTTAG
- a CDS encoding response regulator, with protein sequence MKILLIEDDPVLAGWIASVLRQERYTLELAEDGQLGYEMALATQPQLMIIDVDMPRLDGIQLCQKIRAQGLSTPILILTGLAGEQDKVRGLDAGADDYLVKPCSTMELLARLRVLLRRRTQPPQILLQWGKLCLDPVQATVYYDGTPVALRPKEYRLLELFLRSPLRLFTRAEIIEHLWSLEDTPQEETVKAHIKGLRQGLRKAGAPAELIQAVYGMGFRLNTEYGPSPAPDPAANPDVNTLNTLDATQPQALISTVWPEFHPRLLIRLNQIEAGLIALEQSTLTTELQTQTRKAAHMLAGSLGTFGLTTGTELARRLEQWIDSPHPDPQEGRALWQALKRELDTHQLRISVKGLLPQLDKPKEQQSQPRIEQGCLLVVDDDPNYLQILARLLSDFQVELLADPALFWHYLETYSPQLVLLDWDMPQHSGLDLCRELRRSPRYQHLPTLMLTSHQDPELIAQAFDYGVDDFIRKPVTQVELVARIGNRLRRHYPLPFSFGL encoded by the coding sequence ATGAAAATCCTTCTGATCGAAGATGATCCTGTGTTGGCTGGATGGATAGCCTCGGTGCTGCGGCAAGAACGCTACACACTCGAGCTGGCGGAAGATGGCCAACTGGGGTACGAAATGGCTTTGGCCACGCAGCCGCAGTTGATGATCATCGATGTAGACATGCCTAGACTGGACGGGATCCAACTGTGTCAAAAAATCCGCGCTCAAGGGCTCTCTACCCCAATTTTGATCCTAACAGGCCTAGCTGGCGAGCAAGACAAAGTGCGGGGGCTAGACGCGGGGGCCGATGACTACCTGGTGAAGCCCTGTAGCACAATGGAGCTACTGGCTCGTTTGCGGGTTCTGTTGCGGCGGCGCACTCAACCCCCACAAATACTGTTGCAGTGGGGGAAGCTCTGCCTGGATCCGGTACAGGCAACCGTCTACTACGATGGCACTCCTGTGGCTCTGCGCCCAAAAGAATATCGCCTGTTAGAGCTGTTTTTGCGCTCCCCTCTGCGCCTGTTCACCCGTGCCGAAATTATCGAGCATCTTTGGTCGTTGGAAGATACTCCCCAAGAAGAAACCGTCAAGGCCCACATCAAGGGTCTACGCCAAGGACTACGCAAAGCAGGTGCGCCTGCCGAGTTGATCCAAGCAGTATATGGCATGGGATTTCGCCTCAACACCGAGTATGGCCCCTCTCCAGCACCGGATCCCGCCGCCAACCCAGATGTGAACACTCTAAACACTCTCGATGCAACCCAGCCGCAAGCCCTGATCAGCACCGTCTGGCCAGAGTTCCACCCTAGGCTCTTGATCCGCCTCAACCAAATTGAAGCTGGACTCATCGCTCTTGAACAAAGTACTCTAACCACAGAGCTACAAACCCAAACTCGCAAAGCTGCCCACATGTTGGCGGGCTCCTTGGGCACCTTTGGCCTGACAACGGGGACAGAACTGGCCCGTCGCCTCGAGCAGTGGATCGACAGCCCCCACCCTGATCCCCAAGAAGGTAGAGCCCTTTGGCAAGCTCTCAAGAGAGAGCTGGATACCCATCAGCTCCGGATCTCTGTGAAAGGGTTGCTCCCTCAGCTAGACAAACCAAAAGAGCAGCAAAGTCAGCCAAGGATAGAGCAAGGGTGCTTACTGGTGGTAGATGATGACCCCAACTACTTGCAGATTTTGGCTCGGCTTCTCAGCGATTTTCAAGTGGAGCTGTTGGCGGATCCGGCCCTATTTTGGCACTACCTAGAAACCTATTCGCCTCAGTTAGTACTTCTAGATTGGGATATGCCACAACATTCCGGCCTTGATTTATGTCGGGAATTGCGCCGCTCACCTCGCTACCAACACTTGCCGACCCTCATGCTCACCTCTCATCAAGACCCGGAGCTGATTGCACAAGCCTTCGACTATGGAGTGGACGACTTTATCCGCAAGCCCGTAACTCAAGTAGAATTGGTAGCCCGAATTGGCAATCGCCTGCGTCGTCATTACCCCCTCCCTTTCTCTTTTGGTCTGTAA
- a CDS encoding PAS domain S-box protein gives MAESPKPWPHFPIRWVLILPFVVQLTVAVGYSAWFSIRQGQRNAEELVSELAQEITNSVGEHVKAFAEKPFLMLRVNEAVFEQRLLDPEDIERLQAFFWQQVQPDPFLNTLYFGSRMGDFLLVQAPPTAILHRRDPSTDNRRQIWQVDANGIPIQLIRTDDFDPRQRPWYQAALQAETITWSPIYVYAAEPILGITAALPLRDELGDWQGVLGMDLTLVQISEFLKSLQVGSSGQSFIVERSGELVATSTKEVPFIRTPGGQERLPAASSSDPLIRASTRIINEQWNGFSEIFSPEKSLVKTDQGEHFFVQVTPLTSAQGLDWLLVVAIPKAEFTQEIQASTRPILLASLMTLGISIAVGTVIYYWISQPIQSLTERSKLLMQEQLGQHIPPSWIQELDVLSHVFNQMSLVVMGSLQELRQTNECIEKQVQERTEALRQSEEKFRNIFEHALFGLILMSPESPPQFLQANTAALDLLGITKEDLKHLRWEDYNLSEYLEMTRQNWQKLIEGSSQIVNYEKICRRRDGSLINVQIRNFALRDEQGSLILIVSFIEDISERKRIEASLQESEQRFRGIFENAPLGIVIMDFAEIPRYLFANPTICQESGYTLEEIQQLRTEDHTLEADLQRSRALWQSLIREERDTYTYERQIRRKDGSLIWVQLHVFTVRTEQGDPAFVVSFSENITEHKLAEEELAHLAAIVEFSVDAIVSTDLQGYVTSWNRGAENLYGYSAAEAIGQPIVSLVSDETFVLDPSQLEDVRETLHRNKQGELVEVFLSVSPIYNSQGDWIGLSWIARDIREKRELERMRREFVSMVSHELRTPLTAIHGSLTALNTGKLGSLSSPGERLLQIAEQSTTRLIKLINDILDLERLESGKVSLNLQICSIEVVLSRAIETVQMVAERDHIQIHSEVQPNLQAKGDPDLLIQVLTNLLSNAIKFSPSFGQIWVTAESTNQQLHICVQDQGRGIPSDKLEYIFERFQQVDASDSRQKGGSGLGLAICRLIVQQHGGRIWAESEPEKGSIFHILLPLI, from the coding sequence GTGGCTGAATCGCCAAAACCCTGGCCGCACTTTCCCATTCGTTGGGTTCTAATTTTGCCTTTTGTAGTACAACTAACGGTGGCGGTCGGTTATTCGGCCTGGTTTAGCATTCGACAGGGGCAACGGAATGCTGAAGAGCTGGTATCAGAGCTGGCTCAGGAGATTACCAATAGCGTTGGGGAGCACGTCAAAGCCTTTGCCGAGAAACCTTTTTTGATGTTACGAGTCAATGAAGCAGTATTTGAACAGCGCCTTTTGGATCCCGAGGATATTGAGCGGCTGCAGGCTTTCTTCTGGCAGCAGGTACAACCAGATCCATTTTTGAACACGCTGTATTTTGGCTCTCGGATGGGTGATTTTTTGTTGGTTCAGGCTCCTCCAACAGCGATCTTGCACCGTCGCGATCCGTCAACCGATAATCGCCGACAAATTTGGCAAGTTGATGCCAACGGGATCCCGATTCAACTCATCCGTACCGACGATTTTGATCCCCGTCAACGCCCTTGGTACCAAGCGGCTTTGCAGGCAGAAACTATCACTTGGTCACCCATTTATGTCTATGCGGCAGAGCCAATTTTGGGCATTACTGCAGCCTTGCCACTTCGGGATGAGTTAGGTGACTGGCAAGGGGTTTTGGGAATGGATTTGACTTTGGTACAAATATCTGAGTTTCTCAAAAGCTTACAAGTAGGAAGTTCTGGCCAGAGTTTTATTGTAGAACGCAGTGGAGAGTTGGTGGCAACCTCTACCAAAGAGGTGCCCTTTATTCGTACCCCAGGTGGGCAGGAACGGCTGCCGGCGGCAAGTAGTTCCGATCCGCTGATTCGAGCCTCAACCCGAATTATCAACGAGCAGTGGAATGGGTTTTCAGAGATTTTTTCTCCAGAAAAATCACTTGTAAAAACAGACCAAGGAGAGCATTTTTTTGTGCAGGTAACGCCACTGACCAGTGCCCAAGGGTTGGATTGGCTATTGGTGGTGGCGATTCCGAAAGCAGAATTCACCCAAGAGATTCAGGCCAGTACCCGCCCAATTCTACTCGCGAGCTTAATGACTCTTGGCATCTCAATAGCAGTGGGCACTGTCATTTATTACTGGATTAGTCAGCCCATTCAATCTTTAACAGAAAGGTCGAAACTTCTGATGCAAGAACAATTGGGGCAACACATCCCTCCTAGTTGGATTCAGGAGCTGGATGTACTGAGTCACGTCTTTAACCAAATGAGTTTGGTAGTGATGGGATCCCTTCAGGAATTGCGGCAAACCAATGAATGCATTGAAAAACAAGTGCAAGAACGTACTGAAGCATTGCGTCAGAGTGAGGAAAAATTTCGGAATATTTTTGAGCATGCCCTCTTTGGCTTAATATTGATGTCACCTGAGTCACCTCCGCAATTTTTACAAGCAAATACTGCTGCCCTGGATTTGCTAGGAATTACTAAAGAGGATCTCAAACACCTGCGCTGGGAAGACTACAACTTGTCAGAATACCTAGAGATGACTCGGCAAAATTGGCAGAAACTCATTGAGGGATCCAGTCAAATTGTGAATTATGAGAAAATCTGTCGCCGTCGGGATGGCTCACTAATTAATGTTCAAATCCGCAACTTTGCCCTTCGTGATGAACAGGGATCTCTGATATTGATCGTCTCGTTTATTGAAGATATTAGTGAACGCAAACGAATTGAGGCTTCTTTGCAGGAGAGTGAACAACGGTTTCGAGGCATTTTTGAGAATGCACCCCTAGGCATTGTGATAATGGATTTTGCAGAAATTCCGCGCTATTTGTTTGCCAATCCAACAATCTGCCAAGAAAGCGGCTATACCCTAGAAGAAATTCAGCAGCTCCGAACAGAAGACCATACTTTAGAAGCGGATTTGCAGAGGTCACGGGCACTTTGGCAATCTCTGATCAGAGAAGAACGAGATACCTACACCTACGAGCGGCAGATTCGTCGGAAGGATGGCTCCTTAATTTGGGTACAGCTCCATGTGTTCACAGTGCGAACTGAACAAGGAGATCCTGCATTTGTGGTGTCTTTTAGTGAAAATATCACTGAGCACAAACTGGCAGAAGAAGAATTGGCTCACCTAGCTGCAATTGTGGAATTTTCGGTCGATGCCATTGTGAGTACGGATCTGCAGGGCTATGTAACCAGTTGGAACCGAGGGGCTGAGAACCTGTATGGATACAGTGCTGCCGAGGCGATTGGGCAACCCATCGTCAGCTTGGTGTCGGATGAAACTTTTGTGTTGGATCCATCACAACTTGAAGATGTCCGTGAGACATTACATCGCAACAAGCAGGGAGAGCTGGTGGAAGTGTTTCTCTCAGTTTCTCCGATCTATAACTCTCAAGGAGATTGGATCGGTCTCTCTTGGATTGCTCGAGATATCCGAGAGAAGCGGGAATTAGAGCGCATGAGACGCGAGTTTGTCTCGATGGTGAGCCACGAACTGAGAACTCCTTTAACCGCGATTCATGGATCCCTAACAGCTCTCAACACCGGAAAATTGGGATCCCTTTCTTCCCCTGGAGAACGACTGCTCCAAATTGCTGAGCAAAGTACAACTCGATTGATCAAACTGATCAATGATATTCTCGACTTAGAGCGCTTGGAATCTGGAAAAGTCAGCCTCAACCTTCAGATTTGCTCTATCGAGGTAGTTCTATCCCGAGCTATCGAAACAGTTCAAATGGTGGCTGAGCGAGATCATATCCAGATTCACTCAGAGGTGCAACCCAATTTACAGGCAAAAGGAGATCCCGATCTCTTAATCCAAGTGTTGACGAATTTGCTCAGCAATGCCATTAAGTTCTCTCCTTCATTCGGGCAAATTTGGGTTACTGCTGAATCCACAAATCAACAGCTTCATATCTGCGTTCAAGATCAAGGGCGAGGGATCCCTAGCGATAAATTGGAATACATCTTTGAGCGCTTCCAGCAAGTGGATGCTTCCGATTCCCGACAAAAAGGAGGATCTGGACTGGGCCTAGCCATTTGCCGACTTATCGTTCAGCAGCATGGTGGCCGTATTTGGGCCGAGAGTGAACCGGAGAAAGGCAGCATCTTTCACATCCTTCTACCCCTTATCTGA
- the aspS gene encoding aspartate--tRNA ligase, with protein MSAAIHRPARSLYCGEVRSAHIGKTVTLYGWIDRRRDHGGVIFLDLRDRSGLVQLVADPQKTPESYPLAGEVRNEYVVQVTGVVQKRPADSLNPRLATGEIEIYAEHLEILSRVSKQIPFAVSGEEAEDVREEIRLRYRYLDLRRERMSRNLQLRHQVIKAIRRFLEDEAGFVEVETPILTRSTPEGARDYLVPSRVNPGEWFALPQSPQLFKQLLMVAGLDRYYQIARCFRDEDLRADRQPEFTQLDMEMSFLDQEGILDLNEQLICYVFKTIKGVDLPRPFPRLTYAEAMARYGSDKPDTRFGMELVEVSDLFQGSSFKVFSKVLAEGGSIKILPVPSGDEKISNTRIKPGGDLFKLVTQYGAGGLAFIRVRPDNLDTIGALKDSLSREQEQKLLALTNAKPGDLLLFGAGSTPVVNESLSRLRLHLGHELSLIPEHALNLLWVTDFPMFEFNADENRLEALHHPFTAPNSEDLADLKTARAQAYDLVWNGIEVGGGSLRIYQRDIQEQVFQAIGLTPEQARDKFGFLLEAFEYGTPPHGGIAYGIDRLVMLLAGEDSIRDVIAFPKTQQAKCLLTGAPSEVENKQLKELHVASTYQSD; from the coding sequence ATGTCCGCTGCTATCCATCGCCCGGCTCGCTCTCTATACTGCGGCGAAGTGCGCTCTGCCCATATTGGCAAAACCGTCACCCTCTATGGCTGGATCGACCGCCGCCGCGATCATGGGGGGGTGATCTTTTTGGATTTGCGGGATCGCTCGGGTCTGGTGCAACTGGTGGCGGATCCCCAAAAAACTCCCGAGTCTTATCCCTTGGCGGGAGAAGTGCGCAACGAGTATGTAGTCCAAGTAACGGGAGTGGTACAAAAACGGCCTGCCGATTCCCTGAATCCACGTCTGGCGACCGGCGAAATTGAGATCTACGCCGAACATCTGGAAATCCTTAGTCGGGTGAGCAAACAAATCCCCTTTGCCGTGTCAGGAGAAGAAGCGGAGGATGTGCGAGAAGAAATCCGCCTGCGTTATCGCTACCTGGATTTGCGTCGGGAGCGCATGTCCCGCAACTTGCAACTGCGCCATCAGGTGATTAAAGCCATTCGTCGCTTTTTGGAGGATGAAGCAGGGTTTGTGGAGGTGGAAACCCCGATCCTGACCCGTTCTACCCCAGAAGGCGCGAGAGACTACTTGGTGCCCAGCCGCGTTAACCCGGGTGAATGGTTTGCTCTGCCGCAGTCCCCACAACTTTTCAAGCAACTGTTGATGGTGGCCGGGCTGGATCGCTACTACCAAATTGCTCGCTGTTTTCGAGATGAGGATCTGCGAGCAGATCGGCAGCCGGAGTTCACCCAGCTGGACATGGAGATGAGCTTTCTCGATCAAGAAGGTATCCTTGACCTCAACGAACAGTTAATCTGCTACGTTTTCAAAACCATAAAAGGTGTTGATTTACCTCGTCCCTTTCCACGTCTGACCTATGCAGAAGCCATGGCCCGCTATGGATCCGATAAGCCGGATACCCGTTTTGGCATGGAATTGGTAGAGGTTTCTGATTTGTTTCAAGGATCGAGCTTTAAGGTTTTTTCCAAGGTTCTAGCAGAGGGTGGCTCGATCAAGATCTTGCCCGTGCCAAGTGGGGACGAAAAAATCTCCAATACCCGCATCAAACCCGGTGGAGATTTGTTCAAGTTAGTTACCCAATATGGGGCAGGAGGCTTGGCCTTCATCCGGGTACGGCCTGACAACCTAGATACTATTGGTGCTCTAAAAGATAGCCTGAGCCGAGAACAAGAGCAGAAGCTACTAGCTTTAACAAATGCAAAACCTGGTGATTTACTGCTATTTGGGGCAGGATCTACACCTGTTGTCAATGAATCTTTGAGCCGGCTGCGCCTGCATCTAGGCCATGAGTTGAGTTTGATCCCAGAGCATGCCCTAAATCTACTTTGGGTTACGGATTTTCCCATGTTTGAGTTCAATGCTGATGAAAATCGTCTCGAAGCCCTACATCACCCTTTCACCGCACCCAATTCAGAGGATCTTGCCGATCTAAAAACCGCCCGCGCTCAAGCCTATGATTTGGTTTGGAATGGCATTGAAGTGGGAGGAGGATCCCTGCGCATCTACCAGCGAGACATTCAGGAGCAGGTGTTCCAGGCGATTGGCCTTACACCTGAGCAAGCCCGAGACAAATTTGGCTTTTTGCTAGAGGCTTTTGAGTATGGAACGCCTCCGCATGGGGGTATTGCTTATGGCATTGATCGGTTGGTGATGCTTCTAGCCGGTGAGGATTCAATTCGAGATGTGATTGCTTTCCCGAAAACACAGCAGGCGAAATGCTTGCTGACAGGGGCACCCTCAGAAGTTGAGAATAAGCAACTGAAGGAGTTGCACGTCGCTTCTACTTATCAATCTGATTAA
- a CDS encoding metal ABC transporter solute-binding protein, Zn/Mn family: MKSNAWLLGLRRWGSGCCLVIGGILAFSGSASARPRVVTTTTLIADWVEQVGQDRIQLTSLLQPGVDPHIYEPVPTNGVALEQAELVFYNGYNLEPSLIRLIYATAQQARRIPLAEEIDPILSDEDGIPTPDPHVWGNVEHVIIMVERIRQELTELAPTEAAFFQANAAAYQAALKELHTWIAEQIQTIPPPNRALVTTHDAFAYYTQTYGLTMGGSLIGLSTEEQPSAQTVAQLVREIRALQVPAIFAETTLNPALIQTVAAEAGVQVAEQELYSDSLGEAGSGAETYLEMMRLNTLAIVNALGGSPN, translated from the coding sequence ATGAAAAGCAATGCATGGCTCCTTGGGTTGCGGCGCTGGGGTAGCGGTTGCTGCTTGGTGATAGGCGGGATCCTGGCTTTTTCTGGCTCTGCTTCGGCTCGTCCGCGCGTGGTCACCACCACCACCCTGATCGCCGATTGGGTGGAGCAAGTAGGCCAGGATCGCATCCAGCTCACCAGCCTGTTACAGCCGGGGGTGGATCCGCACATCTACGAGCCGGTACCTACCAATGGGGTAGCCCTAGAGCAGGCGGAACTGGTGTTTTACAACGGCTATAACCTGGAGCCGAGTTTGATTCGATTGATATATGCGACAGCCCAGCAGGCGCGCCGGATCCCTTTGGCGGAGGAGATCGACCCGATTCTGAGCGATGAAGACGGGATCCCGACCCCTGATCCGCATGTGTGGGGCAATGTAGAACATGTAATCATCATGGTGGAGCGGATCCGCCAAGAGCTGACGGAATTGGCCCCGACGGAGGCGGCTTTTTTCCAGGCCAACGCCGCTGCCTATCAAGCAGCACTGAAGGAATTACACACCTGGATTGCTGAGCAAATTCAAACCATCCCGCCCCCCAACCGGGCTTTGGTCACCACCCACGATGCCTTTGCCTACTACACCCAAACCTATGGCCTGACTATGGGCGGATCCCTGATTGGCCTCAGTACCGAAGAGCAGCCCAGCGCCCAAACGGTAGCCCAACTGGTGCGGGAGATTCGTGCCCTGCAGGTACCGGCCATTTTCGCCGAGACCACCCTCAACCCGGCCTTGATTCAAACCGTTGCTGCCGAGGCAGGGGTACAGGTAGCCGAACAAGAGCTGTACTCAGATTCTTTGGGTGAAGCGGGTAGCGGAGCAGAAACCTATCTAGAGATGATGCGCCTCAACACCCTGGCGATTGTGAATGCTTTGGGCGGATCCCCAAATTGA
- a CDS encoding metal ABC transporter ATP-binding protein, with product MKEQPTLIRLHPPGGSLSVQDLSVRYSSSRVLRDINTEIQPGRITGILGPNGAGKSTFLKGILGLVPLERGEVRYKGQNLGSEQVAYLPQRSVIDWTFPATVWDVVLMGRVKPTGWLRRIGRQGRQRAAQALERVGMSAYRERPIGQLSGGQQQRVFLARALAQGAEIYALDEPFAGIDQPSGEILFQVLRQLADTGHIVMVVHHDLGQALTYFDEVLLLNQVLIAQGSPAQVLQPQLLQQAYGSSIRLDLAA from the coding sequence ATGAAAGAGCAACCCACTCTAATCCGTCTTCATCCGCCCGGGGGATCCTTGTCGGTGCAGGATCTGTCGGTGCGCTACAGCAGCTCACGGGTGCTGCGGGACATTAACACCGAGATTCAACCGGGACGGATCACCGGCATCCTTGGGCCAAATGGGGCCGGCAAGAGTACCTTTCTGAAGGGGATTTTGGGGTTGGTGCCTCTGGAACGGGGAGAAGTGCGCTACAAGGGGCAAAATCTCGGGTCTGAGCAAGTCGCCTATTTGCCGCAGCGGTCCGTAATTGACTGGACGTTTCCTGCCACCGTGTGGGATGTGGTGTTGATGGGGCGGGTCAAGCCCACCGGCTGGCTGCGCCGCATCGGTCGGCAGGGTCGGCAGCGGGCAGCCCAGGCCCTAGAACGAGTAGGGATGTCGGCCTATCGGGAGCGACCGATTGGCCAGTTGTCGGGCGGGCAACAGCAACGGGTGTTTTTGGCGCGGGCCTTGGCGCAGGGGGCGGAGATCTATGCCCTAGATGAGCCCTTCGCCGGGATCGATCAGCCCAGCGGAGAGATTTTATTCCAAGTGCTGCGGCAGCTGGCGGATACCGGGCACATCGTCATGGTGGTGCATCATGATCTGGGGCAGGCCCTGACGTATTTCGATGAAGTGCTGCTATTGAACCAGGTGTTGATCGCTCAGGGATCCCCGGCGCAGGTTTTACAGCCGCAGCTGTTACAGCAGGCTTATGGTTCTTCGATCCGCTTAGACCTAGCGGCTTAA
- a CDS encoding metal ABC transporter permease — protein MFPTRTPPKAFMEFLWHSLLDPLSFAFMQRSLLVAVAVGILCAVVGSYLLVQSMALLGDAISHSLLPGLALAYMLGLNLFVGAFVAGVLSAMLIQWIRSASPIKADAAMGIVFSAFFALGIVLITLIQRRARIDLNHFLFGNILGVNAADVLTVVGIALLVLALVTLFFKELTFYSFDPLGAKAAGLPTARLGWGLMVLTSLTLVASMKAVGVLLVLAMLITPAATAYLLVPQLQQIMLLGSLFGVSASLIGMYASYYLNIASGPAIVLVASFWFGLAFLGKVLLHPR, from the coding sequence TTGTTCCCCACTCGCACCCCTCCCAAAGCCTTTATGGAATTCCTTTGGCACAGCCTGTTGGATCCCCTCAGTTTCGCTTTCATGCAGCGCTCTTTGCTGGTGGCGGTGGCCGTCGGGATCCTCTGTGCGGTGGTGGGCAGTTACCTACTGGTGCAGAGCATGGCCCTGCTAGGGGATGCCATCAGCCACTCGCTGCTGCCAGGGTTGGCCCTGGCCTATATGCTTGGCCTCAACCTGTTTGTCGGAGCATTTGTGGCGGGGGTGCTCAGCGCCATGTTGATCCAGTGGATTCGTTCCGCCAGCCCGATCAAAGCCGATGCTGCCATGGGGATCGTCTTTTCCGCCTTTTTTGCTCTGGGGATTGTGTTGATCACGCTGATCCAACGGCGGGCCCGCATCGATCTCAACCATTTTCTGTTTGGCAACATCCTCGGAGTGAACGCTGCCGATGTGCTGACGGTGGTGGGCATTGCCCTGTTGGTGCTGGCTTTGGTGACTCTCTTTTTTAAGGAACTCACCTTCTACAGTTTTGATCCCCTGGGGGCCAAGGCGGCAGGCTTGCCCACGGCCAGGTTGGGGTGGGGATTGATGGTGCTGACCTCCCTAACTTTGGTGGCCAGCATGAAAGCTGTCGGGGTGCTGTTGGTGCTGGCCATGTTGATCACCCCAGCGGCGACGGCCTATCTGCTCGTACCGCAACTGCAACAGATAATGCTGCTGGGATCCCTATTCGGGGTGAGCGCCAGCTTAATTGGGATGTATGCCAGTTACTACCTGAATATTGCCTCCGGCCCCGCCATCGTGTTGGTGGCCTCCTTTTGGTTCGGGTTGGCCTTTCTGGGCAAGGTGCTCCTGCACCCACGCTGA